A single genomic interval of Mobula hypostoma chromosome 7, sMobHyp1.1, whole genome shotgun sequence harbors:
- the si:ch211-140b10.6 gene encoding protein POLR1D-like, whose product MEKDGELERKAVEELLTEAKRGKARAETMGPMGWMKCPLPGANKRFLINTLKNTMPSRKSTYDPRQREEVKDPNLNENAGRRKDKPHKNSFQPYKHGSKTRMKSNRTPSPRENDSKRNAKKYKSTKDY is encoded by the exons ATGGAGAAAGATGGCGAGCTGGAGAG GAAAGCTGTGGAAGAACTTCTTACAGAAGCAAAACGTGGAAAAGCCAGGGCTGAAACAATGGGACCCATGGGCTG GATGAAGTGTCCTCTTCCGGGAGCTAACAAACGTTTTCTGATCAACACTCTTAAGAATACCATGCCATCTCGAAAGTCAACATATGATCCCAGACAGAGAGAGGAGGTTAAAGATCCCAATCTAAATGAGAATGCAGGAAGAAGAAAAGATAAGCCTCATAAAAACAGTTTCCAGCCCTATAAACATGGATCAAAAACAAGAATGAAATCCAACAGGACTCCATCTCCAAGGGAAAATGACTCAAAAAGAAATGCCAAGAAATACAAGAGTACAAAGGATTATTGA